The proteins below are encoded in one region of Chaetodon trifascialis isolate fChaTrf1 chromosome 11, fChaTrf1.hap1, whole genome shotgun sequence:
- the ackr4a gene encoding atypical chemokine receptor 4: protein MDVSQEDDYYYHENTSFTFSYDDYPVLCEKSDVRSFAALFLPIMYTACLVVGLAGNGLVVAVYAYHKRLKTMTDTFLTHLAVADLLLLFTLPFWAADVARGWELGEVVCKIVSACYTVNFTCCMMLLACISLDRYFALARAQGEDQRGRLQRIFTRRHCWKMCFVVWVTAFILGLPDLVLSEVRWVSNRGVCLTIYPPSMARGWKAALEMAEVLLGFLLPLLVMVICYWSVGRALKGLPVESRGKKWKALRVLLIVVGVFVVTQLPYNVLKVYRALDLVYTLVTHCGTSKVLDHAAQVSESLALTHCCLNPILYAFVGSSFRQHMMEVAKKFGKRRRKRRRRENPAEEEGMDMSFNSHSASQETNTFSI from the coding sequence ATGGACGTCTCACAGGAAGACGACTACTACTACCATGAAAACACCAGCTTCACCTTCAGTTATGATGACTACCCCGTCCTCTGTGAGAAGAGTGACGTCCGCTCCTTCGCAGCCCTCTTCCTGCCCATCATGTATACTGCGTGTCTGGTGGTGGGCCTGGCGGGAAACGGCTTAGTCGTGGCTGTCTACGCCTACCACAAACGCCTCAAGACCATGACGGACACCTTCCTGACCCATCTGGCTGTGGCCGACCTGCTCCTGCTCTTCACGCTGCCTTTCTGGGCCGCTGATGTGGCGAGGGGCTGGGAGCTGGGGGAGGTGGTCTGTAAGATCGTGTCAGCCTGCTACACGGTCAACTTCACCTGCTGCATGATGCTGCTGGCCTGCATCAGCCTGGATCGTTACTTTGCATTAGCCAGGGCGCAAGGTGAAGACCAGCGAGGGCGGCTGCAGAGGATATTCACCAGGAGACACTGCTGGAAGATGTGCTTCGTCGTTTGGGTGACGGCTTTCATCCTGGGTCTTCCTGATTTAGTACTCTCAGAGGTGAGATGGGTGTCTAATAGGGGTGTCTGTCTGACTATCTACCCTCCATCAATGGCTAGAGGGTGGAAAGCTGCCCTGGAGATGGCAGAGGTGCTGCTGGGATTCCTGCTTCCACTCCTGGTTATGGTGATCTGTTACTGGAGCGTTGGCCGGGCATTAAAAGGCCTTCCTGTTGAGAGCAGAGGCAAGAAGTGGAAAGCTCTACGAGTTCTCCTGATAGTAGTGGGAGTGTTTGTGGTCACTCAGCTGCCTTATAACGTGCTGAAGGTCTATCGAGCACTGGATTTGGTCTACACCTTAGTGACTCACTGTGGGACAAGTAAAGTGCTGGATCACGCGGCTCAGGTGAGTGAGAGCTTGGCCCTGACTCACTGCTGCCTCAACCCGATCCTCTACGCCTTCGTCGGGTCGTCCTTCAGGCAGCACATGATGGAAGTAGCTAAGAAGTTTGgcaagaggagaaggaagaggaggaggagggaaaatcctgcagaggaggaaggtaTGGACATGTCCTTTAACTCCCACAGTGCATCCcaagagacaaacacattcTCAATATGA